The Gallus gallus isolate bGalGal1 chromosome 6, bGalGal1.mat.broiler.GRCg7b, whole genome shotgun sequence genomic interval ATACCAACCCCTGGAGCACTATGGAAGATTCAGATTTAATGCCTTCAGGTTCCTGAGGAGAGCTCCGTCTGTTTATCTCCAGTGTGATGTTTTAATTTGTGACAGCAACAACGAGAGCTCTCGCTGTACCAAAGGCTGTGTCTCCAGGCAGAAGAGAGAGACTTCTTCATACACTTGGAAAACCAAGGCTGTAGTAGGTCCTATCCGCCTCAAACGAGACCGCAGGGCTGCTGATCATCTAGGTGAGGAGGATACATGAATTAAGAACCAGGTTAAGCTCTTCCTTTATGTAAATCCATTACCCTCCTTCCACTAATGAAGTAAGTGAGTTATAGTAGCTCAGACCTAGCGTGGTATCAGAGCCATGGGTTCAACAGCTTTGCGTTTTGTGAGAATTTAGCTTGGAGAcctccagggagacctcactgtggccttccagtacttgaggggagcatataaacaggagggggaacagctgtttatgagggtggacagtgataggacaaaggggaatggttttaaactgagacaggggaggttaaggttggatatgaggaggaagtttttcacccagagggtggtgacgcactgaacaggttgcccaaggaggctgtggatgccccatccctggaggcattcaaggccaggctggatgtggctctgggcagcctggtctgctggttggcgaccctgcacatagcaggggggttgaaactacatgatcattgtcgtccttttcaacccaggccattctatgattctatgatcagtgCAGGTCAACCCCTCAGAAAATTACCTGAGAAAACGCTTACTGAGCTGTTACTGCCACGACGTGGTATTCAAAGCTTTAAACACtccactttcttttctctctgtacaGAATCCCTCACTGGGACAGATGCTGAAGAAACCCCAAACCTGCAACGCTACAGCTTCTCCACTCTTTCAGTTGTGGTTTTGATTTCAAACATTATCATTGTGGTAGCTGTGGTAGTAAAATATCACATGAATTGCCTATCGGGATCTGGCTACCAAAAAATCCCAAGTTCATATTAACTACTCTACAATGTTGTGAATTTGTGACAACTTCTATTCAGATTTATCACTCAAAGAGGGgagaatgggaaaaacaaagcaaactaaCAGTCCTGGAATGCAACAATGCCTGGAAACATGCTTCATATCACATCAGTTTTCTTATATATGCCTACTATGTGCCCCTTGTTAACACTTGCTGCCCTATCTACAGCTTTTGCTCAGAGCATTTGAAGACACTGAATATAACCAGTATATAAGTTAGGAGTCCATATACAGTCATAAGTAAAATGATGCACCTCAGATTTTGGAGAGCAATAAGCAGAATGAAGTAAATAGATTGACCTTTCAATAAAGATGAACTTTGTGACATTTCTACCTCTTTGAATGACAGCAGATCAGATTCCCAACAAGTTACAGTAAATACAAAGCAATAAGCCTacttgtagtggaaatgctgagtcacagcctgaagcagtgattgagcacctggtgggaaggcagggccaacccaggggagctcaggtgtatgcaatgtagctgagtgactggaagggctggagccaggatccacccctcccagacctcatttaagggctggcagtggaggtgagggtatctccTGCCAGAGATCTCTGCCTACTTGAGATCTTCCagaggtaagcagctttttttccttcatgtctgcatctgtggctgctgcgTTTGGGCtcgttctcatttgctgtagccaaagactttgccaccctgctattatgATCCTATTACAGCATTACACTACTTCTTTGACCTCAAGTGCCAAAATGTAGCAGATCCTACCCTAGCACATCCTACCTGGCCAGGAGATCCCCTTGGGAAGGACCTGCTTGGATCATTCCTGCAGGGATCAATTAATCTAGGAAGGAGAGTATAACAGGCTTGTTTTAAGGATCCTTTACAGAACCTAGAGTAGTCCCTGTAGAGCCAGGAAGACTTTCAAAGGGTCCAGGTTGCAACTCCTCTCTCTCTATGCCTGATTCATGCACAGCTTAAATTAAGCAGTGCAGATACTACCATTCCTTTTACAGATGTAGAAATAAACAGCTTCATCAGGAGTCCCATTAAAATAAACCGAAACCACAAAGGAACCATGTTCCATTCTAGTGGTAACATGCTGCATGCCATAAAGCAAGACAGAAGAAAGGTGAATTGATTACACATACACAAAGAGATATGCTGTAACTCAGTTTATTTAGTGTACTTCGttttttcaaacagaaactGGGAAACCATGTTTTACATGGCTTTTAGCCAAGCTCCTTCAATAAATAAGCCACAAAAGGCatacaaaattcttatttagGAAAACCATGCATTCTTACAACCTTTCATAAAACTAACTGTGTACAATAGTGGAGAATTACAGTAACAAAATGCAAGTCATCAACACTGAGGTTCTTTGTGGTTATAACTCCATAAATATGAAGCTTTATAAAGCGTAACTGCCCTTAAAAACACTTGCACTGGAGTTCCATATCTTCATCTCTCTCCATTAGAGAATCCCTCGTTAGAATCATAGTGTGCTTGTGaaatcttgttttgctttgagttCTGAACCAAGTCTGCTAACAGAACCATTTTATCATCTATGTGTGCCTGCAGAGCCTGGATTTGGCGATCGATGTAGTCCGTTAGTTTTTTCTCCATCAGATCCATATTTTTGGAGATGATCTTCTCCAGATAGGAGCAAATAGGCTGTTGTTCTATTCTGTGAAAAGAGCAAATTAACAGTCAGTATCACCTGTTTCTTAATGACAAAGAGCATGACAGGGATATGGATGCTTGAGTGTAAAATCTCATTTCTTAAGACAGTGAAGTTTTGATGGCGTTAGATTTTTACCATAAGCAAAAAACCCTGTCTGTCACATTTCATACGTGCAaactttttaataaacaaaggATATAAAgtcaccttattttttttttaaagactcaATTATGCATAAGAAGGCTGAGCTGTAAGTAAAGAAATCCATATAGCTCAACGGTATACACAAGTTATGCCTGCATGACAGGCTTTATTCTCTCCTAGCAAAGCATTTCCAGAGTTAGACACACACTacacaattccttatttttacattgtattctttaaaaatacagtactgTCCCAGGACCTGGAGAGATCCAGGCTTTATTAGGACTCCGCTTCCTAGGCAACACTCTACAGCTCACAGTTTCTCCTGTTGTTTCTGGGTATCTATCAAACTAGCTGCACTGTTGGTCCCAACAGTGAGAATAAAATGCTTGTGTTGTCATTTAAACTTGCTAGTCCACACAAGCTGCTAGTTGAGTAAGTGTACCAAAGTTAACTTACCCAACAGTTTGAATGCCTTCTTCTTTAGTCACCACGTTTTTATCAAGATGCCTCTCACCATCTTTTAGCCGAAGATGATTAACTTGACTACATAagttctgaagaaaaggaagaagcatCTGTGGAGCAGCAATGTTCCGGATTCTGTCTGTTTGCTCCTGCATAAGCAAAGACCCCATagctttaaaatcatttctgagGTCAACTGTATTCTGCTGTGTATTAAGTTCTATAGAGTTAGAAGCATCCTCTCTGTCAGGAACCTGTGCTTCCAGATCAAGATTTAAGTTTTCACATCCTGTTTCACTTGTTAAGGGATTTCTGACAGACGGAGATTCACTGACTGATTGATGTAGTGATGTCTGAATGCCTGCACCATGTAATCCATCTACTGGATGCTCGTTTCCAAAGTCTGAGTTCTTCCCAAGCATCCAGCTAAGTCTGTCTCCAAGAGGTAAACTGTTCTGATGGTaagaaaaaagatgcatttaaatattaaatactaaAATATACTGAAAGTTATACTGTAACAGCACCCAGGCTATACACTTAACTCCAAGTGATTGCAGCATTCTACTAGCGTGATATAATGACTTTAAAAGTAGTTGTGAATTACATTCATAGGGAAAAGCATAGAAAAACTTTCCTTGCATGCATTACTTGTTCATTACCTTGTTGCCCTGAGTaacaaaatatctttatttacTTCATGACATGCTTCTAGTAACAATAAAGACAAACTAATCCATCTACTTACACCCCAAACGCAACAAGAAACATGTTCACCATCGAAGAAATCACAAGAAGAGACAAGTGAAATGGACAAAAGGACAACAGGGTGACAGTGAAGCTGAAAATGATGACAGTGATACAACATTCTTAACTCTGATCTTTATGTGACTCCTTGAGCACACGTTCTTAATTCActgcagcatttattttaagGTAGCAACAGATAAGCCACGAAGACTAGGTTAAAAACAACCAAAGCTTTTTCCACCAAATCAGTTTAGAACGTGCTTAACTGTCACAGAAGGCAAAGTCACAGAACAGCATTATTCATGTTAATGGAGCAGCACAGTAACTTACTTTCTGCTGATATCGGACCATGTCCATGAGTTGCTGAGCACCTGGAGACAACTTAGATCCCATAGATTCCATTATAGTTTGCACTCTGTCTAGATCTATGCTTGATCCTAGTGAAGGAAAATCAGTTGCTAGTTTTGCTGAAACTGTATTCACTTGTACAATTATTTTACTGATGAGTACCCTTTGTTTCTCACCAATGGAGAGCAGCTattgcaagaaggaaaaaaggtatTTTGGTTAGGAAGAAGAACACACAACAATTCAACGTTTTCTTTGTATGAATATGTTGGGaagttgattttctttctccttgttgTTACTCTTGGAAGAATTCTGACTTAACAGAAGGTGCTTGCATGATCGAAACATCAATCAGTACTCTTCTCAGTACTTAAATACAGCAATAGCTGTATAGATTTTCCTAAGCTTATTTATCTGCATCACAGATAAGGGGATAATAGAAACATAGGGTTCCTATTACCAGTGTACGCATCCACAGTGGAGTTCATAGTTCTGATTATATAGCAGCTGCAGACTGCCTGCAATGTATTCAGTTTATGAAGGCTTTTCTCTATGAGGTAACAGCTTTCTCACATGCAACTTCATCAAAAGAAAATTGGGATAGAAAATTAATGGAACTGTTAAGACCATACAACAACCGAACGATCTTCAGTAGTTATGTGGTGGTTATGTGATTACGGTATAGAAATAACAGTAACTGGAGGAGTGATGCAATTTAGTCaatgaaatgattaaaaagGCAATGAGAAGTTGTAGATTTCCACCAAGCTCCCTACCTTAATCCTACAGGAGGTCGCCGGGCATTCCAATTTCAGGTACTTTTCGTATAAAGTCACAGTTTCAGTTTGACTACAAAACAAAAGGAGCCATCTGTGACACCCAACGTATTTCTAACGCGGTGAGGCGGTTTTAACGCTGCTGTTCCGTGTGTGTGGGCACAGTACGGGTCAGCGCAGCTCGGGGGGTTGGATACATTACTCACACCGCCCCCGAGGCTCCGAGTCGGATGTTTTCACTTAGTTAATTAAGCAGATGTGCCACACAACGGCTTAAAAGCAACGAGAAAAGCCACCGGCTCCCTCCCGGCCGTGGGCTGGCCGCCCTCCCCGCCCGGGCTCCCCCCCGTCTCACTCACCCCGGGGGCTGCAGGACGCCCGCGCTCACCCCGCGCCCGGTGCCGCAGTACTCCTCGCCCACGTACACCTCCATGTGCCGGGCCTCGCTCACCACGCCGACGGCCGCCACCCGCTCGGCGCCCGGCCGGCACTCCAGCTGCAGCACGCACGGCGCgtcgccgccgcccgcccgccgctccACCGCCACGGCCTCGCCGCTGAGGAGGGAAGCGCCACAGCCGCGTTGCACCGCCAGGCCGGCTCCCCACCCCGGCCCTCCGCCGCCCCTCGCGGGGAGCTGACGGGAGGgcccccgccgcctcctcctcctcgtcctctCTCACCTCGCCTCATCgcggcccgccccgcgccgcaggCACAGCGCTCGGGCCAGGCCGTCGGGCGGCACGCAGGGCCACGAGCAGCCCACCGCCACGCCGGGCGGATCAGGCGCAGGGCCCAGCGCGCCGCCACTCGCCATCACCGCGCCGCGCGCGGAACCCGCCGGGCTCAGAGCGGCTGCGCGAGGCGGGGCGGTGCGCATGcgcagggcggggcggggggtgaAAGGCCTGAGGGCTCCTCAGTGCTACAGGAGTTGGCAAATGGGCCGGGATTGGTGTGATGCAGCCCCCTGTATCCCCTGCGGAATGCTAATAGTGTGTCACGTAGGAAGGAGGGCATAAATAAAAGATTGGGTTCGTTTAAGTTTCAGTAGGATCCTGTCTTCTGGAGTCAGGGAGCGTTTCTCTTTACGCTGTGCTGTGGATGCTAAGCGCAGGGAGCTCGGATATCGAGTTCTTGTGGCCTGCTTGGTGCTTCGGCTGAGGGACGTGAATTAGGCCTGATAAATAGCAGAATGGGTTTGCAAAGGCTTTATCCACGACACAACAGTGCCGACACCTCtgattcttgtttgtttttgcacttGAGCCTTTATTTTGTGTGACTGACCAGCGCTGCAAGAGatggctttgctctgctttaatttaaaattaattaaagttAATTACTTCGTATAAATGTTTTAGTGTGAAAGCTGTGTTGTGTCAGCCTCCTGTTGGGGTTTCTAAAGGTGCCCGGTACTTCTGAGGTGCATTGCATGTTCATCCAGCTTTGGGAGCATTTATTCACTG includes:
- the C10orf88 gene encoding ATPase PAAT isoform X2, encoding MASGGALGPAPDPPGVAVGCSWPCVPPDGLARALCLRRGAGRDEASGEAVAVERRAGGGDAPCVLQLECRPGAERVAAVGVVSEARHMEVYVGEEYCGTGRGVSAGVLQPPGQTETVTLYEKYLKLECPATSCRIKLLSIGSSIDLDRVQTIMESMGSKLSPGAQQLMDMVRYQQKNSLPLGDRLSWMLGKNSDFGNEHPVDGLHGAGIQTSLHQSVSESPSVRNPLTSETGCENLNLDLEAQVPDREDASNSIELNTQQNTVDLRNDFKAMGSLLMQEQTDRIRNIAAPQMLLPFLQNLCSQVNHLRLKDGERHLDKNVVTKEEGIQTVGIEQQPICSYLEKIISKNMDLMEKKLTDYIDRQIQALQAHIDDKMVLLADLVQNSKQNKISQAHYDSNEGFSNGER
- the C10orf88 gene encoding ATPase PAAT isoform X3; this translates as MASGGALGPAPDPPGVAVGCSWPCVPPDGLARALCLRRGAGRDEASQTETVTLYEKYLKLECPATSCRIKLLSIGEKQRVLISKIIVQVNTVSAKLATDFPSLGSSIDLDRVQTIMESMGSKLSPGAQQLMDMVRYQQKNSLPLGDRLSWMLGKNSDFGNEHPVDGLHGAGIQTSLHQSVSESPSVRNPLTSETGCENLNLDLEAQVPDREDASNSIELNTQQNTVDLRNDFKAMGSLLMQEQTDRIRNIAAPQMLLPFLQNLCSQVNHLRLKDGERHLDKNVVTKEEGIQTVGIEQQPICSYLEKIISKNMDLMEKKLTDYIDRQIQALQAHIDDKMVLLADLVQNSKQNKISQAHYDSNEGFSNGER
- the C10orf88 gene encoding ATPase PAAT isoform X1 — translated: MASGGALGPAPDPPGVAVGCSWPCVPPDGLARALCLRRGAGRDEASGEAVAVERRAGGGDAPCVLQLECRPGAERVAAVGVVSEARHMEVYVGEEYCGTGRGVSAGVLQPPGQTETVTLYEKYLKLECPATSCRIKLLSIGEKQRVLISKIIVQVNTVSAKLATDFPSLGSSIDLDRVQTIMESMGSKLSPGAQQLMDMVRYQQKNSLPLGDRLSWMLGKNSDFGNEHPVDGLHGAGIQTSLHQSVSESPSVRNPLTSETGCENLNLDLEAQVPDREDASNSIELNTQQNTVDLRNDFKAMGSLLMQEQTDRIRNIAAPQMLLPFLQNLCSQVNHLRLKDGERHLDKNVVTKEEGIQTVGIEQQPICSYLEKIISKNMDLMEKKLTDYIDRQIQALQAHIDDKMVLLADLVQNSKQNKISQAHYDSNEGFSNGER